The region CTTAGAGGCAGCCCTATGGTAAGGCTCCCTGTTTGGTCCCGCCCATGTATACATTCCCAGCTGCTTCCCGAGGGGTTTCCAAGATGGAGTCAGTGGCAGTGAGAAGAGGTAGTTGAGGAGATTGCTGCAATCAACCTCTCCTGACTGCAGCCTGGCACTTTGGACTTCTTGTGTTATTTCCATGGAGGTGACAGTTGCATATGCCTTTGAAGACACACACTAatttgggaaaacaaaactgaaatagtTCAAAGTATTAGCCAGAAATTCAGCACATTCAACCTGTCCAAAAAAGATGTTTCCTCATTTTGCAAATTACTGGCAAACAAAGACTGGGGAACCAGTCAGTGAATCTGCCTTGTGGAAGAAACAAAGGCTAAGTCAGTCAACTGGTCAAATTTAAGGTGACTGAGCCGTGTTCATGACTCTATCTTGACCACAAAAGTCTGCATGCAGAATCTCATGAAGCCCTCCATTGAAGCTTCTAATATCTAACCCCCCCATGAGAGAGGAAGTCATGCATCACTCTGTTCATTTACTCTCCTACCATCTGAAAGCAATATATTAATTATCCAAATGCATAAATTATTCCAGagtatatatatgaatgtatgaacCCCCAGGAGGGAACCAAAAGAATCCACTTCCAAAGCACCATTGAAATGAAGATAAATACCATCAGTATGAAGGGGCAGGGTAACTGGCAACTGGGAGAGAAAAATGGTCCAGTTCCCTTCTTAACCCCAatactctcttccttttctccagcTTCCAAAGCTCCTAAAACGCTTTCTTTTCTCAGCTTAAAGAAAGACCTTTCTTTGGCTGTTGTCTAGGTAGTCACTAGACAAAGCAGCAAATCTTCAAATTCTCTCCAGATTTCCACTTCTGAACTACGTGTTACAAACTGCCTTCCACACATGCTGTATTCTTCAAtgaaaaatgaccttaaattggGAAATGTCAAAACAAATTGAAGCATCTGAAATCAATGGACATCGCTACCAGTTAACAGTCCATGATTTAGATTGATGCCAGTAATTAGTCATCGAGCACATTCTGCTTAACCTATCACCTTGAGCAAGTGCTCCCTATGTATTCCAAACGAGACTGGGAATTCTCATGGTATTGAGTACTACAAGAGTCCAATAAAAAGTCCCTTTAAAAAATCATCCCCACCTCCCAACCCCACCATCACCccagattaaacaaacaaaagggaaaaacgATTAAAAGAACTCTTGCTGATAACTTCAGCTCTTGAGTATGCTGTTTAAATGAGATATTCCACCATCTCTGCATCAGGTTCTTGACTCAGGATCTGAATGGGTGCTTTTCTTTCCAGAGTGCTGGAGTGGAAAACAGGACCATCTAAATGGAAATGGTAGGGTAGAAAAGAATTAGAGACAacgaaaaaataaaaagagctttCACCAAACAATGCAAAGAACCATCACAAAACTAATTTCTAAGCGTGACTTGCCACTAGGTACATCGGCATCATTTACTTTACTGGTAAAACGGCCACTCatgaccatttttattttagtgaataagagaaagcatttccaCAAGCTCTTCTTGTCTCTTCTCTAACCAATCCCCATTAGATCATGAAACATTCAACGCTGTCAAAATGGCAGGCACCAACTAATAGATCTACATCTGAGAACAAAGCCAGAAGATGAACTGGAATTACCTGGCTTGTCTGGGTTGCACATCAGATTTGGTGTGGACAAGCGGCGTGGTCCACAGCTGGTacctggacttgcaggaccctcAGCCTGAACCAAAGCTGGAGTTGGAGTCGGAGCTGGAGTAGGAACTGCAGTCGGAGCTGGAGTTGATGCCTGAGTCGGAGTCGAAGCAGAAGCCTGAGCCGTTGCTGGAGCCGGAATCGGAGCGGGAGCTGGAACCGGAGCCGAAGCAGCTGGAGCAACCTgaacagcagtagcagcagcagcagcaacagctgcTGCTGCAGTAGCTGCAGTAGCGACAGTAGCAGCAGAAGGAGCGGGAGAAACAGTAGCAGAAGTAAGAGATGAAGCAGCTGGAatctgagcagcagcagctggagacacaggagcagctggagagacaggagctggagagacaggcgCAGCTGGAGAGGCAGTAGCAGCAAGAGCAGCAGCATTTGCTGGAGATGGGGCAGTGGCAGCAGtagcagctggagcagcagcagcagcaacagcaactgGAGCAGCAGCTACCATGATAGTGGTGTTGGTGGCAGCTGTGGCAGTGTTGGTGGCAGCACTTGCAGTGATGGCAGCAGCAggggcggcagcagcagcaactggaACAGCAACCGGAACAGAGATGGGAGTAACAGCTGCGGTTTTGGTTGGTTCCGATCCACGTTCTGTTTGGGTGCTGCAGTCGCGACTGCCTGTCTTCGAATGAGCCGAGAGCAGGGGAGTCGACGGAGGCACAGGTGAAGGTGTGGATGGGACAGACTCAGCACGATAGTCTCCACCCAGAAGAATGCCTACAGATGAAGCGAGGGACAAAAGAAAAGTAGGTGATTCCTATCTAGACATGGATTAACTATTCACCCTTGTCGGggttcaggaaaagaaaatatatgacagttttctttgaaaactatGTTTTTACTTCTAGTGAACCTTTGGGATCCTACATTTCCCATCATAGCTAAAGGTTGGTTTTGGACCCAGAGGATCCCTACTCGTCTTCGTTATCAAAGTCTCAACACAACATattaaacctgtgtgtgtgtctttggtaCCTGATCAATTTTCTCCCCATTGGTGATTGTGTCAGAGCAACTTATCAGAGTTCTATTCTGTTTCAGTAATATTATTGCCTCATATTACCAGAGAGCTGAAAATAACCCAGGAGTATAGGGAATCTGTATGGATACCCACGAGGGTGCTTTTCGTTGTGTAAACTACAGTGCCAACCATGACAATGGCTCCCAGAATGCTTACTCAAACTAAAGGATACTGCAAGAGTCAGAGAaccaaaaaaagacaataaaaacaacaaaagatttgaaatatatatttgtttgcttCCTCGGGGTCAAAAAACATGTCTCAGTATCTATGGGACTCTGAGGCTTTAATTAGAGGGGAAGAAATAGACAGGAACTGAACAAAAAAGCACATTCTGTTCTCATGTTGGAACAGTCTGGTAAAAAAAGCTGCCACCTGACCCCATTAGCTTAAAGAGAACTTTGGGTCCCCTTTTTGTAGGAAAGGAAGGAACACAGCGATGCTGTAATTTTGAATTTTGCCTGAGATGAAGGCCATTTCGGTTTTAAACAAAGTTCCCATGTGGTAAAAGCCAAATCTGAGATTTTGTTTTACATAAAATTCAAGTTGTCTTCCTTCCCATCCGCAAGGAACTCaggattctcttttttttttttttttcaggctttgGCCTCAGTTAATATTCTCGCCATGAGACTTCGGAGTTCCTGGGCATGTAGCTCATTCCATCAGGGGCAAAAGTAACCAACCCTGAATTCTCCTCTCTAGAACCTGGACCATCATCTCTTCTCCTTGCTGTGTGTAGCACAGACAGGGCACTTCCTAAGTGTATCACTGCGCACTTCccttgtttgctttcattttcattaccTAGGCTCCCCTTCCAGTTTTTATCATCTCGCTTCTCCTCCATGATGGGAGTACCAGTCAGGGTAGAGGAGTGGGCAAGCAGGCCTGATCCAGCATTGGAGATGGACATCAGAGACTTTGCTGGCCTCATGGACGACAGCTGCTCTGTCTTACTTGGCTCTTTCCTGGAGCGCTGTTGCAGCACTTTGATCATAGCATCCTTTTCAATAATCTGGGCATGGAGCGTCTTAATCCTAAAAGGCCAGAGAAAGCACATACAGAAACGTGGTTGCTCCCTCTGTGTTCTGATCTCGCTGCCTAAGCGGATTTGCATTCCCATCATCTTTTCTACTAAGTGTTGTCTGAGTTGGAGGGAAGGGTTAGCACGTTAGagctttaagggaaaaaaaaaaacattttatggaTGGCTAAGGAGATGCCAGAGAACATATAAGAACTTCTGCTGACACATCAGAGAATCAAAGTCAAATATTAGCAAACAGAAAGGCTATAGATCTAAGACGTTGTTCTTTGCTGAAGGAGCTCTTCCATAGTAACAGTACATTCAGTGAGAAAATGGAGCATTCTACTAATAATACATGACCTTCAGGTAAAATGTAAATGACAGTGAGTCTAAAAAAGTCACTGGATGCTGTATTTCTCTCAGTGTGAACAGATGTTTTGTTGAGAAATCGGCTCTATTATAGAATTGAGCTGTAGTGTTATGAAGAACACCTCAGAGTAGGAATGTCAAAAATTGCATCTAGCAGAACGCAAACGAAAACAATTACAAAACCCAGGGGAAAGCAACCCTACTTGGAATTGCATAGTTGAATGTTCATTATAATGGTCATCACAACTAACCTTAGGTAATCGATTAGCAGGAGtgaaaggggggaggggacaaCCCAATCTAGTTCATCACTTATGAGTGAACTTTCTTGTCCTTCTCTATTGATCTAGCTGGTCTCAACTTCAACTTCTCAACCCATCTGGGTCCACATCTAGATTTTACCTTCCTTCCATGTCCATGCAACGCTTGTTGGCCATcaggatttcttcttcttccttctggatGCGGGCCTCTAAGGCTGTGTCATAGCTGGTGTTAGGAGAGTGGCTAATGACCGTTGTGTCTCTGAGGAGGAAAATGGGCAGTGATGATGATGAACAGGCATCAGAATGAATAGATGTCATATTCTATCCTAAGTCAGTGGACGTTTTGCTGAAAGGCTTTAAACTGAACTGAATCTCAATAGGAATGGTTGGTTTCTGAGTGACTTACTGGAAAGAGCTTTCAGCAAAGAAGATTTCAGTAGAAGACACTGGCATGGCCATGGCTGCCGAAGTGGAGATTTGGttaaatatgcatacacacactggcTATACGGAACTGGATAAGCCCGTCTCCCCCAATTTTCTAGCAGCCTGTCTCATTCAGCATTTTCGGTCCCCAAAGAGCAAGAGGAATCGGGACACTTTCCACTTTATCCTCCTAACTGTCACAGAGTGGAAAGGTTAAAGTGTGGAGGAAAATTGGAGGGTTGCTGGGGAGGATTTCTGACAGTTGAGTAGTATTTACATATGAGggctagaaacaaaacaacagacagtTTGGGCACAGGAACTAACAAAAGGGGCCTTTGACGTGGTGCTATTTGGTTCTTTATCTAATCTACTTCAGAACTAGTCTATCACCGAATGTATGAGCTTATACCAACTAAGTAACTGTTCCCTTGCCAGAGCCCCAGCTGGGCAAGGGGTCATCAGGTTCCACCTGAAATTGTCTCAGGCCATTAACTCCTCTACTATTATTACGGagaaacatgtgtgcacaggagagaatggcagaggcagagatggggaggggaagagagacaaaGGATGGAGAACTAGAGATGAGGACTAAGGGAAAGAGATGGGTATTATGATTGAGGGAAGACATACGGGATTACAAAGATTAACAGGACATTGGGACAATAGAGTGAAGAATGATGAACTGGCCCTGCTTCACCGTACTCCTCCCATATCCTAGGTGTATTATTGCTGGAAGCTAGACAGCTCTGTTTTCTTGGCATTGAGATTATGATGAGTACATGTTGGGTACAATATAATAACAGATGAGTCAACAGGTAGTAAGTTAACATCCAGTTTGGGGAAGTTCAATAGGCCTCTGCAAAAGCTACTGCTGTCCCAAAGACAGCAGAGTTGACACCATTCATTGGAATTGGCAAGAAGGAGGGATACAATTGCTCTCATCATTTGCCAAATTCAAGCTATTTTAACATCCCCAAATTCTATATTCCTTCAGTGCAATTCGCTTGTTCATAATCTCACTGGATTGTCTGAGAGAAAACAGCACTACGTACTTGATATCAAGGCTTTTACTATAGACAGGCCCAGGATCATGTCTAAACTTCCACAAATTCTCTGCCACTAACAAACTTTCGGATCTCCAAAAGTCAGTTACATGTTTTATGCTTATTTTCCCTCATATGCAAAAAGGCAGCAGAAATGAAATTTCCTTCTACTTcatgtaaaacaaaattattcagGTAAAAACGTATACCACCAGGCACAATGAAATTGAGAAGTGCAGAGGTAGAACGAGAATAACAAAAAGCGGGTATTATGACTTTAAGACATTCTACCCTTTGGTGTAATCCTGGAGGCCATTCCTGACCTAACAGAGTGCCAAGGGAAACTAAAGGCTAACACTTTAGAGCCAAGCCTCCTGAAAAGTGTGTGGTGTCTACAGACACTGGGGGCTTGAACGTCCAGTTTGTCACTGGGGGAAATAGCGCTGGCCTACTGCCACTTTCATTGCATAAAAGACCAGTTTGGGTACACAGAGACCAGCCGGCTAATTGATATGGACACTGTGAACTCCTCAGGAATGGAGCCTGAAAATGTGGGGCACTTAGTGAATTCCGACAGGACTGCCAGGACAGCCCGCAGCATCAATCTTCCTTGTAGAAGACCAGAGCTATGAAGTCAATGGCTCTGAAAATGCAAGCTAGCACAGCGTTTGAAGGAACAACTTCCAGTACTCTGCGACTGCCATCTAGAATATCAGAAGATACCATCTGAAAACGGTATGCACAACCTAAGACACATGCATCGGAACCAGATATACCATCATCTCAAAGTCTTAAATAAAAGAATGTTTGTCAATATCCCCAAAttatctctcttcttcttttctctcatagTATAATCCAAACTACAGTACTTTTGAGATTGCCACTCATGATTTCCTaattaaaatacttcttttttaagacagggtttctctatatgtAGCCCCTgctcttctggaacttgctctgtagaggaCATCAATCcacccgcctctgtctcctgagtacaaggattaaaggtgtgggccaccacagtCCGGTCCTATTTAAAACACTTAGTGGACATTTAAACTTCAAGTGTGGTgattcatgcctataatcctagccctttgggatgctgaggcagagaGATCACTCTAAGACCAGCTCTATATAACAAGTTTTAGGCCAGGCAAggtcacatagtgagaccctgtctcaaaagatcaaaAATAGTTTCTCGAAATcaggatactagctataaagcaaaggatattgagcccatagttcatgattctagagaagctaaataacaaaggaaaccctaagaaaaaacaaacatggaTCCACCTGAAAACG is a window of Arvicola amphibius chromosome X, mArvAmp1.2, whole genome shotgun sequence DNA encoding:
- the Amot gene encoding angiomotin isoform X3: MYTAEKANRSGRTIDSLERRLRNQRTTQDISLPLSARNSQPHSPTSSLTTGNPLLQSPPSTRLSSAQHALAANQGDHSAHLPRQQQHFLPNQSHQGDHYRLSQPALPPPAPQQQPGEAYSAMPRAQPSASYQPMPADPFAIVSRAQQMVEILSDENRNLRQELDGCYEKVARLQKVETEIQRVSEAYENLVKSSSKRESLEKAMRNKLEGEIRRMHDFNRDLRDRLETANKQLAEKEYEGSEDTRKTISQLFAKNKESQREKEKLEAELATARSTNEDQRRHIEIRDQALSNAQAKVVKLEEELKKKQVYVDKVEKMQQALVQLQAACEKREQLEHRLRTRLERELESLRIQQRQGNSQPANASEYNAAALMELLREKEERILALEADMTKWEQKYLEENVMRHFALDAAATVAAQRDTTVISHSPNTSYDTALEARIQKEEEEILMANKRCMDMEGRIKTLHAQIIEKDAMIKVLQQRSRKEPSKTEQLSSMRPAKSLMSISNAGSGLLAHSSTLTGTPIMEEKRDDKNWKGSLGILLGGDYRAESVPSTPSPVPPSTPLLSAHSKTGSRDCSTQTERGSEPTKTAAVTPISVPVAVPVAAAAAPAAAITASAATNTATAATNTTIMVAAAPVAVAAAAAPAATAATAPSPANAAALAATASPAAPVSPAPVSPAAPVSPAAAAQIPAASSLTSATVSPAPSAATVATAATAAAAVAAAAATAVQVAPAASAPVPAPAPIPAPATAQASASTPTQASTPAPTAVPTPAPTPTPALVQAEGPASPGTSCGPRRLSTPNLMCNPDKPDGPVFHSSTLERKAPIQILSQEPDAEMVEYLI
- the Amot gene encoding angiomotin isoform X4, with amino-acid sequence MPRAQPSASYQPMPADPFAIVSRAQQMVEILSDENRNLRQELDGCYEKVARLQKVETEIQRVSEAYENLVKSSSKRESLEKAMRNKLEGEIRRMHDFNRDLRDRLETANKQLAEKEYEGSEDTRKTISQLFAKNKESQREKEKLEAELATARSTNEDQRRHIEIRDQALSNAQAKVVKLEEELKKKQVYVDKVEKMQQALVQLQAACEKREQLEHRLRTRLERELESLRIQQRQGNSQPANASEYNAAALMELLREKEERILALEADMTKWEQKYLEENVMRHFALDAAATVAAQRDTTVISHSPNTSYDTALEARIQKEEEEILMANKRCMDMEGRIKTLHAQIIEKDAMIKVLQQRSRKEPSKTEQLSSMRPAKSLMSISNAGSGLLAHSSTLTGTPIMEEKRDDKNWKGSLGILLGGDYRAESVPSTPSPVPPSTPLLSAHSKTGSRDCSTQTERGSEPTKTAAVTPISVPVAVPVAAAAAPAAAITASAATNTATAATNTTIMVAAAPVAVAAAAAPAATAATAPSPANAAALAATASPAAPVSPAPVSPAAPVSPAAAAQIPAASSLTSATVSPAPSAATVATAATAAAAVAAAAATAVQVAPAASAPVPAPAPIPAPATAQASASTPTQASTPAPTAVPTPAPTPTPALVQAEGPASPGTSCGPRRLSTPNLMCNPDKPDGPVFHSSTLERKAPIQILSQEPDAEMVEYLI